Sequence from the Nitrosopumilus maritimus SCM1 genome:
ATCTGCAAAATATGAAAAAGCATCATGAAATGCAATAAAATCGGAATTACAATTAGACAAATCATTTCTAATTTGTAAATCCAATAAAGTTAGTTCTTGAATGTAAGATTCTGCATTAGATTGATAATATTGTTGATTTTCTGGATCATGTTTTGAAAATTCATCAGCAATATTTTGAACTTGGATTTTTGCAAAAACTGGATTTAACCAAATATGAGGATCTCCTGTTTCACGATTAGGTTCATCCATATGTTCATCTTCTTCATATTCTTTTACTAAAATTCCATTACTTGTGTCAACAATATTTCCTTGATAGTTATTCTCATCAAGTTTATCTACCCAGTCTTCAAAACCAATTCCATTAATAATTATCATATCAGATATTTGCATTTTTTGAACATCTTTGATTGTTGGTTCCCAATCATGAGGTTCAACTCCAACTGGAACAAGCAATATTGCATCAACTTTGTCTTGTCCTATATTTTGTACAAATTCATGTAACGGATCAAATGATGAAATTACTTGTAATTTTGACTTTTCAGAATATATTGAATCTGTATTTGGACTTATTCCATAAACTGCAAAGGAACTTAATGGAATTACTACTGCAATTGCAATTATCGCAAGTTTGGTTTGTGTATTCATGAAGCAATTAATCGAAATTTTATTAATAAATCTATAAAATCTTAATAATATTAATTACTAAACTTATAAGATAATTAATAATATTAAACATATGCCAATAGTCTCAATCTCACTAAATGATGAGATCCTATCTGAATTAGACAAACTCCAATCAAGTATGGGATTTACAGGTAGATCAGAGGCGATCAGAGCAGGAATTAGAGCATTTGTTTCAGAAGAAAAACAAAAGGCAGATTTGTCGGGCAACATTCATGCAATTCTTTTGGTAGTACACAATGATGAGTTTGATCATGTTGTTTCTGGAATAACTCACAACTTTGAAGATTTGATCACGACACATCTTCACAGCAAAATTGACAAGGAAAAATGCATGGAGCTTTTTGTAATTGATGGAGATGCAGAGAAAGTTTCGACCATGACAAAAGATTTTCAAATAAACAAGAATATGGATACAGTGAAGTTAGTAGCTCTTTGAAAAATAATCCAAATGCTGAAAATTTTCAAGAAGAATTATGTTTTATTATTGTACTAACAATTGCTTGTAAATTTTCACAATAGTAGAGTTTTAAGTGAACAATACCAAAAATACTTTCAGGCCATAGTAGATTGAAACATATCATATTGCTAGGAATTCTAGCCGTATCAATAGTTATTGGATTTTTTAGTATTCAGTATATTATGGATTCAGATTTTGATATGATGAAAATGTTTTGTGAGAAACATGATGATCAAATGTATGAATTAGCAGAAAAAATGAGAGATGTTAGATTATTACAAAAAGAACCAAATCTAGGAAGCGATGAATATGATAGGTTAGAACAAGAATTTCAAAAATTTACTGATCAAGCATTAGAGAGAAAAAAATGGTATGTTGAAAATTGTGTATAATTTCTATAGACTAGAGTAATTTTTGAAGATATTAGGTTGGGTCATACACAGTTTTACCAAATATTTGGCATTGTATAAAATGGAGTTAATGTCTAGATACATTTTTTCGTGTGTGAAATGATTTTCGATATTTGCTTGTTCTAGGAGTCACACGTAAGACACAACTACAGCAAGGACATCTCACATCAAGGCAAATCATAAAAACATCACATACTGGACATCGTTTTTGATTGTTTTCATATTTGATGGTTTGGCCCTTGATTTTTATTTTGAGTCTTTCACACTTACCTTTACACAAATTCATTGTAAACATCCATTATTTTTAATATCAATCAAACTTTGATTTGCAAAGTATACCAAATAAATATACAAATTAAAATAAATTTGTTAGTGAAAACTTTTGGAAAGTAAAGAGAATGTAAATAAGATAATTGTAAAAAAATCAACTTTTACGAGTTTGGTGGTTGTACTAGTAATAACAATTGCAATTTCTGCTTTCTTTGCAGGCAATTATGTTTCAAACATGAATTCTGATAAAGTTACACAATCAGATCTTAATAATGCATTTGCAAAACTAGAAGAAAAAATTGGAACCAGTACTCAACCATCTATTCAACCAAATACACAACCGATCAAAGTCTCAATAGATGATGATCCTATGAAAGGAGACCCAAATGCTCCAATTACCATCATAGAATTTTCGGATTATGAATGTCCATTTTGTGGAAAATTTTACACAGATACACTTCCTTTAATTGAAGAAAATTACATCAACACAGGAAAAGTAAATTTTGTTTACAGAGATTTTCCAATTCAAAGTATACATCCTAATGCTGTCCATACAGCAATGGCTGCAGAATGTGCAGATGACCAAGAAATGTTTTGGCCATATCATGATATGATTTTTGAGAATAAAAGTACGTGGGAAAAACAAAGAGGTCAAAGTCTAGTAAGTGAGTTGGTACAATATGCAGATGTTCTTGGATTAGATACTGAAGAATTTACCACATGTCTAGAATCAAACAAACATCTTGATGAAGTAAGAAATGATCTACAAGATGGACAAAGTTATGGAATTAGTGGCACCCCTGGATTTTTTATTGGAAATGATAATTCAGGATACATCAAAGTTTCAGGAGCAAAACCATATCAAACTTTTGCAGAAATTCTAGAAGGGATGCTAAGACGATGATTGTGTAATTAAATGTCACATACAGGTGTTATTTGACGACCAGTACTGGAACTTTGCATTTGTGCATAACAGAATTTGAAACACTTCCAAGAAATGCCTCTTTGGCATTACCTATGCCTCTTGCACCAATTACTACCATGTCAAAGTTGCCTTTCTTTGCAGCATTTACAATTTGTGTAGCAGTGTTGCCACCACCAGTGGCATACTTGAATTTTGCACCAGCACGCTCACACTTTTGCATTGCAGGACCAATTGCTTTTACAGCTTTGTCTTGTGCTTTATCTCTCATTGCTTTGGTGTATTTTATTCCAGCAGTAACAGGCAAGTGGAATACATAATACCCAGTTATTTCAGCACCACTTTCGTTTGCAATTGTTATTGCTTTATCTAATCCTCTCATAGAGTTTGCAGAACCATCTAGAGGGACTAGAATTTTTTGAAATTTGCCCATGTAAGAATCAGATTTTACTTGTATAAAGAATTTTTGTTTAGACAAGATCTGCAAAACTGTTTTTTCTTTGAACAAGTCTATTTTTCTATAGTTATAACATAGACTCTTCATGGATTGTTCAAAGTCTGCATGAATTGTTGATTATTCATGGTCAATCATCAAGGATGCTCAACATGATCTAAAAAAATCAAAATCCCTGTAACGTGATTTAGATAAGATATTTTGAAAAAAATTTTTGGCTAACAACAAATACCTGTATTTCAAATGTAAGACACCATTCTTTAATATGCAATATGTGGAGGAAGCATAATGAGGAAAAAACGCTCATCAAAAAATAAAAAATTTGTATTAATTGTAATTCCCATAATCATAGTTGGAATTCTTCTAGCTCTGCCTATACAAAATAACCAGAATTCCCCAACCTCAAAACTTCAGGGTCCATGGAATGACATTCATGGTGTTGGAATGTTTCTTTCTGGCAATGATGATACCCTTTACCTTGCTACTCATCAGGGATTGTTTGAGAAAAAGGATTCAGGGTGGCAGCATGTTGGTAATGACAATGCAGATTTGATGGGATTTTCTATGAATCACGACACGGAGAAAATGTATTCTAGTGGACATCCAAAAACAGGAGGGAATTTAGGATTTAGAATGAGTGACGATAAAGGAAATTCATGGACAACTATTTCCAAAGTAAAAAATACCCCAGTTGATTTTCATGCAATGACTGCAAGCCAAGCACAAAATGGTTTGATTTATGGCTCTCCGGGAGGGGGAAGTGAACTCTTTGTAACATCAGATGACGGAACATCTTGGAATTCCCTTGATATTCCAAATAAAATAATCTCACTTGCAGCAGACCCATTAGATCCTAATCGCGTATATGCAGGAACAATGTCCGGACTGTATGTCAGTAACAATCAGGGAAAACAATGGACTGCAGTTGATTCAGACATTGAGAAAGGAGTGATTACAGGAATAGGATTTTCATCGGATGGCAAAACCATGTATGTATTTTCCACATTAGATGGAAATGGAATGATTGTAAAATCAATTGACGGGGGGAAAACAATGGTTAAGACACAAAGCCAAATTGCTGATGCCAAGGGTGTTTGGAATTTTGCCCCGGGTCGTGATGGGGAAATTTATGCAATAGCAGCACAACAAGTAGCAAGCGGATTGGCAATGAGTGTTTACAAAACAGATGATGGCGGGGCTACGTGGGTTTTAGAGGGCACAAATAATTCAGAACTAGCACTGACTGACGAATCTTAAAAAATATACATGTGTGCAGACTTGCAAGTATGATTTAATCTATAATTGGAAGGTGCTTCCGTATACCTGTCTAAATGTACGGGGTTTTGCATCACAAAACACATCATCACAACAAAACTTTGTTGAAAATTTTGCCATTTCTTCTAAAATTGGCTGTAATGCTTTTCCTTTCTTGGTAAGAGTATATTCTATTCTAACAGGAGTTTCGTTGTAGATATTTTTTTCAATCAGACCAGTTTTTTCCATCTCCTTGAGTCTTGTGGATAAAGTATTTGGGTTAATTCCTTCAATAGAATCTAAAAATTCATTGAAATGATGTTGGTTCAAGATTATCATATTGCGTAATATGTGAAGAGTAAATTTCTTACCAATAATCTGAAAAGTGTTGTCGATAGGACAGCATTTGCATCCGTCTACGAGAAAATCAATCATTTGTGGCAACTTAACAAAACTTCACCTACTACTGATCACTTCACGTTCTAATTTATTAACTTAACTTTCTATACTAACTATTAGAAAATGAGTGGAGGTGATTATATGACTGACAAATGTGTATGTGACTGTAATTGTGATTGTGTTGATCACAATAACGGTGTATGCGATAAGGAGTGTAGTTGTAACTGTGGTTGCAACTAGCCACAATTTTTTAATTATTTTTTATAATACATATGAAACATGATAAAACATACAGATAAGATTACAAAAATAAAATCAATTTAATGATATTCTATCAAATCATTATATCAAACCAAGATACTAGTCATATACATTATCAACATACCTAAAGCAAATCCTGAGGCAACTGCAGCACTAGATAAATTACGATCACCTTCAGTTCTAATCCATTTCAAAATGGTAATAATTACTTGAAATATGGCGCCAGCCCCTATTGAGAGAAATATTACTGATGAGAATGGAGAGTAAACAAAGCCTCCTACCCATGCTCCAAAGATTGCAGGTGCTCCTGCAATCATTCCCATAGCTGTAAGTTTCCAAATTACTGTTTTTTCTCTGGACATTGGAGATGCAATTGCAATTCCTTCAGTGGTGTTATGAAGTGCAAATCCCACTATCAAAAATGTACTAAAGGCAATAGAGCCCAAGCCTACTGCGGCACCTATTGCCAACCCTTCGCCAAAGTTGTGCAATCCAATTCCTATTGCAATCATTAATGCAATAGCTACCGGTTTTGTAATTCTAGAGGAATCTGATATTTTTATTAATTTTTCACCAGCATAGTACAAACCAAGAAATGAGAGTACTGAAGTTGTGGCAACAAGTAATACTCCATTGAAACTAGATGCAAGATTTTCATCAGAGACTTCTATTGCTTCTTCAATAGAATCAATCCCTAAAAATAACAACAGTCCTGCAGTTAATGCCAAAAAGAAATGGTATTTTGACTTTTTAATTTTTTTAATAAAAGGCAACCACAAAAGTCCAATCATTACGGGAATTATTCCAACATAAGTTCCAATTATTGCAAAAAATACTGCAAGATCTAAAGTTGGTTGCAATGCAGGAGCAGCAGCAGCAATCTCTTTTTCAAACCTAGTTCCATCGTCTACTGTGATTCCGATAATGTATGGTTCTGCATCATTCCATTCAAATGGAATTCTTACAAGTGCCGTTTCATATCTCTCTAGAAATCTATCAGGCTCTACTGCAGCAGGATGAATTCTGTCGTTAACATCCGCCATAACTACTTCAACTGGAATAGGGCCAGTATTCCTTACGGTTGCATGTATTTCTGATTCTAGGAAATCAACTTTTTCAATAGTTACTTCAGGTAACGGGATACCCAAATCAAGTAAATCCGAGCCTGGTCCAAAGATGTATGCCACCATCAAAACAATAAATGCAAATGGGATTATTCCACTAGCAATAACTTTGGCCTGGGATCTTTTCTCATCAAGTTCCATAGTCTACTTCCTCTGTATTTTTTTGTTCATCATCTTTTACAAGGAAAACTCCAACCCAGCCTTTCTCTGAAAACTCTACTTTATGAGCATGAAATAGATATTTTCCTGGATACTGGTACTTGAATTCCATTATACCTCTTTCTGTTTGAGACAATGTAATCATGTCTGTAAATTCAGATGGGACAATATCTGTTCCTGTTGGATAGTATTGGTATAGATTTCCATGCAAATGTAAATTGTTAATTGGATCAAACTCTACCATATTGACAACATAAACTCGAATCAGTTCATCTTTTTTAATTTGAATTGGATGATGTTGGTAGTAAAACGGAATAGAATTTGCAGCATAGAAATTATTTTCAGTATCAAAGTCAGTATCAAATCCATTTAGAACCATTACCATTTCATCAGCTGGTGGACGTCCTTCTTTGGGATCTACGATAAAGACACCGTACAATCCATGCGCAATGTGTTCCTCTAAAGGCATGACATGGCAGTGATATGGATGAACGCCAACAGGGCCTGCCTCAAATTCATAAGTGAATTGGCCGCCGTTTGCACCTACAATTTCAAAGACTCCATCCATTTCTGCTGGATGCTCTCCATGAAAATGCATGGTATGTGGTTTGTCACCATTGTTGATGAAATTAATTCTTAATAGATCCCCTTCTGTTGCTCTTATTGTTGGACCGGGAACTGTTCCATTAAAAGTCCAAACATTGTAAAATACACCTGGAGAAATTTCTTGAACTCTGTCATCATCGGCAATTATTGTAAACTCTCTTACTGTCTGACCATTTTCTAATTGTGAAACACGACCATAGTTGAATTCTCTGAGATATTTTTCAGGATCAAACTCCACTTCTGATACCTGATAAACAGGATCCAGAACCTCACCACTTGTTTTTACAACACTTCCTGTATGGGTAACAAATGCTTTCTCCTCTTTCTGGGCATCAATTCCTTCAGGAAATACAAGAAAAACTGATGATATGGCAACTACTGCAACAATAAAGACCAACATTAGTCCTGAACGGGATCTCATTACCATTAATTATTTGACTCAAATGAATAATATAAAGTTAGCCTAGGCTAAATTTGTTAGTCTAGTGCAACTTTGTTAGTACGGTGCAAATTCAAAATCAAGGCAAGTATTGTGACTAAAAATTTGCTTTGTTAAATGAAAGCAGTAAATTTGGATTTGATTTTAGAAAAGTGGTAAATTTTCTTAGCTGTTTCATAGTTTTTGGGTTCATGTGATGCTCAATTCCTTCCACATCTTTGTTTGCTATGGAACTGTCAACGCCAATAATTTCAAAAAAATCTAGTAGATCACTATGTTTTTGCCTAATATCGTTTGCAATATTCATTCCTTTAGAAGTTAGTTTCAGTCCCTGATATTTTGTATATTCTAAATAACCATCAGCATCTAGGCGACGTAGCATTTTAGTTACACTTGGAGGTCGGACATTCATGTAATTTGAGATATCTGTGGGTGAAGCATATCCTTTTAGTTCTACTAGTTCAGAAATTACCTCAAGATAATCCTCCATGGTAGTTGTAAATGTATTTTTTTTACCATGAGCCTTTTTTATGGATTCTAATCTTTTTTCTTTTTTATCAGATATCTTGATATTTGATTTGCTTACCATTATTGACTCCCGTGTCAGTTATGGATTTTTTGTATATCAAGTTTTAATGTTTTTAATGATTTGCAAGTTTCTAAAAATATCCTCTGTATTTCATATGGATTCGAAATATCTTTTTTGAGATTTAAAAAGTATCCTATAAACACAGTAAAGTTTCTACTGTCTAACTTATGGTAACTAATCCTACTCTCCATGGATGAAATGAGCAATAGTAGTTGAAAACTCCTTTCTCCTCGAACGTAAATTCGAATCTATCTCCTGTATTTAGTGGTGGACTGTTAAACAATTGAATGACTTTTCCTCCCTCATCGATACTTTGTATGTTGTGTGGTACTGAATCATCATTTACCCATGTGACTGTAGTTCCTACTGAAATTTCCAGATTCAATGGAGAGTAAAATCCGGCGCCAGTTACATCAAAGTTTCCATTTGGAATAACAACTTGCGCATTAACTACTTGTGGAACTGGCTCCATCACCGTATCTATTACAATTACTTCATTTTCAATCAAGAATTTTATCATGTTGAGAAATTCACTTTCTGAGACAATTCCTTCACCGTACCATAATGCTGTATTTTTTACCCACTCTGGAACTGATTCAGCAAATGCAGACACACCGCCAATAGAAAGAACAATAGGGATTAGTGCAAGAATCAGATAATTCATCACATACAATTTACATTAGAGATATTTAACTTTCAATTTTTTTACAAATTAATTCTTTTTCAAAAAATTCTAGATGTAAAATCAGTCTTTAATGCTAATTTGTTTTATTGTTGTACTAGTTTTTAGAGACATTTGTAAATAACGAGAATTTAGACTTTGTAAACAATATTGTCAAACCAATGGAAAGTGTAAAAACCAATACAACAAAGAATCCAAATTCTGGAATTACTGTGTTATGATATTTTTCAACTATTGGACTATAACTAGCACCTGGTGCAATTCCACCTCCAATCAAATAGATATTTCCGTCAACAGTAACTGCATCTAATCCATGTCTTGGAATTGGCATTGGTTGTTGTTCAAACCATCCTTTCTCTGGTATATATGCCTCATTTTCGCCAAAGGTGTTAGTATATCCCTCACCACCAAAAACAAATATTGCTTCGTTCATGGCAGATGCTGCTAACCCACTTCTTGCAGTAGGAATAGGTTCAAGAGATTCCCAAGAGTCAGCTGTAAAATCATACACTTCTGTTGCATCAACATTGAGTTGTCCAGATCTTCCTCCAATCACATACATTTGACTATCTAAAACTGCAGATGCAAGATGTTCTCTAGGAGTTGGTAAGTCAGATTTTTTCTCCCAAGAGTCAGTTACTGGATCATAAACTTCGTTTTCAAAACGAGTTTCTGTATTAAATCCTCCAACCGCATATAATTTTCCGTCAAGAAATTCTGCAGTTAATGCCCCTCTAGCTGTAGGCATGTTTGTGCCCTTTGACCACACATCAGCATCTATATCGTAAATTAATAATTCATCAGATGGAATCCATTTATCATAATATCCTCCAACTACATACAATTTTCCTTCATAAATTGACGCACCAGAATGATGTAACATACTTGGCATAGAAGTACTAATGCTCCAAACATCTTCGTTAGTGTCATAAACAAACACAGAATTTTCAGCAAGTTCTTTGTTGTTCAGGCCCCCAATCACATAGATTTTATCCTCATATGCAATTGCTTTTGATTCTGATCTTGGTTCAGGTAGATTAGATAGTCGTTCCCAACCTTCTAAAGGTTCTTCAGCAAAAATATTTGGAGTTGTAAAAGACAAAAGAATTAAAAAAAATATTGCTATTTTCATCTAAGATTTTTTAGATTTGATTTAATTAAAGAATTTCTTTTTAATAAAAAATTTAACGTTATATATTACAAAACCCAGTTTTTAATAAATTGAAATTGCAAAACAATTCAAAAATTTCAATAATTGGAATTATTGCTGGAATTATTTTGTATTTTATTCTAGTCAATAGACCTTAATTTACTATAATGTACAAATCAGATTAAAATTTGGGAAATATCTGTGGGTATTTTTCAAGTATCATATGAATCATAAAAAGAGAAACTTTTCAATTGTAAAATCAAATGGCATTGATCACACAAACTGTTTTTGGAAATAATAAAAAGAAAAGAGATGTTAAATGATCAAGAAGTCAGGATCTCTGCTACTACAGGAATTACTTCCCATAATGCGACATAATCGCCACTTTCTTGCATTTCAGAAGCTACTTCATCAGTGTATAAACCATGAATGTTGATTGCTGGGTGAGCAATGCTTTGTTCTCCCATTGGTGGGACAGCATCACTTGGATTACCCAAAGCATATGCATAAGATGCTACTGGTGCTGGGATAACTCCTTTCTCAACTAGAACTGGGTTCAAGCCGAATGGGTCACCTGCTACAAAGACTGAAGCTGCGCCAGTGTAAATTGCTGCATAGTCATGATTTACTGCTGCATATACACCTGGTTCATCAAATACCAAATCAATGATTGCTCCTTGAGAACCTCCAATATTCCATGTTTCGGTTCCTGCGGATTGTACTCTGTTACCTTGGACAACTCTATCCAATATTTCTCCTACAATGTGGAAGAAGACTGGTTCGTTACCATTGTTTTGTACAAAGAGTCTTACGTGTTGATCATTTTCAACAAATAAGAGTTGTGATTGGTATTGCTTGTTTTCAAGTCCATTCCATGGTTGTGCAACAAAGATGTTCTTGTTTACATCGCCTTTGACGAGTAAGTTATGAGCCATGTTTGGTACATAACCAAATTGCATTCCGTTAACAACTGTTGCAGTGTTATGATGTTGGAACATTGCTCCTGCATCATAGTTGCCTTCAGGTGTAAGGTACAATTGATTGTATTGGAGTTGGAACTCTAATGCATCTGCATCATAGAATTTTCTGTCAAGTTCACCACTACCGCTAGTCTTCTCAACCATTAATTTCTTGTAACCATTTGCAGGATCAACGATTGCAATTCCGTACATGCCGGAAAGGACGTGTTGGTCCATACCAATTAGTTTAACACCAGAACAATGGTATTTGAAAGTACCAGCTACTTCTGCGATGTAACAATACTGTGCTGTTTCGCCAGGATTGACAGACTCAAATGCTGCTGCAGAAATTTGTGATGCGTGCATGTCGTTACCGTGTCCAGTAACTTCATCATCTGGAATTGTTAGTGTCATTTTGACTACATCACCTTGTGTGACTCTTAATGTTGGTCCTGGGACTTGTTGATTAAAAGTCATGGCGTTGTAAGTCTTACCACCCATAATTGGTAGCTCAACACTTTCACCAGTCAAGTTAAACTCAACGACATTACGTCCAGAGTTTTCTAGAACACCACAGTCAGTTTCTGCAAATGCTTGAGGCATTACAAGCTGTAAACCTCCCATTTGATGGATTTGTTCAAGCACATCGACATCCATACTTTGCATGTCAAGTGATTGTCCAGCAATCTGGGTTTGTGTGTATGTACTTCCGAATAGAGTTGCACCAATAACAGCTACT
This genomic interval carries:
- a CDS encoding Kelch repeat-containing protein, with the protein product MKIAIFFLILLSFTTPNIFAEEPLEGWERLSNLPEPRSESKAIAYEDKIYVIGGLNNKELAENSVFVYDTNEDVWSISTSMPSMLHHSGASIYEGKLYVVGGYYDKWIPSDELLIYDIDADVWSKGTNMPTARGALTAEFLDGKLYAVGGFNTETRFENEVYDPVTDSWEKKSDLPTPREHLASAVLDSQMYVIGGRSGQLNVDATEVYDFTADSWESLEPIPTARSGLAASAMNEAIFVFGGEGYTNTFGENEAYIPEKGWFEQQPMPIPRHGLDAVTVDGNIYLIGGGIAPGASYSPIVEKYHNTVIPEFGFFVVLVFTLSIGLTILFTKSKFSLFTNVSKN
- a CDS encoding ZIP family metal transporter — protein: MELDEKRSQAKVIASGIIPFAFIVLMVAYIFGPGSDLLDLGIPLPEVTIEKVDFLESEIHATVRNTGPIPVEVVMADVNDRIHPAAVEPDRFLERYETALVRIPFEWNDAEPYIIGITVDDGTRFEKEIAAAAPALQPTLDLAVFFAIIGTYVGIIPVMIGLLWLPFIKKIKKSKYHFFLALTAGLLLFLGIDSIEEAIEVSDENLASSFNGVLLVATTSVLSFLGLYYAGEKLIKISDSSRITKPVAIALMIAIGIGLHNFGEGLAIGAAVGLGSIAFSTFLIVGFALHNTTEGIAIASPMSREKTVIWKLTAMGMIAGAPAIFGAWVGGFVYSPFSSVIFLSIGAGAIFQVIITILKWIRTEGDRNLSSAAVASGFALGMLIMYMTSILV
- a CDS encoding metal-dependent transcriptional regulator, encoding MVSKSNIKISDKKEKRLESIKKAHGKKNTFTTTMEDYLEVISELVELKGYASPTDISNYMNVRPPSVTKMLRRLDADGYLEYTKYQGLKLTSKGMNIANDIRQKHSDLLDFFEIIGVDSSIANKDVEGIEHHMNPKTMKQLRKFTTFLKSNPNLLLSFNKANF
- a CDS encoding winged helix-turn-helix transcriptional regulator, which codes for MIDFLVDGCKCCPIDNTFQIIGKKFTLHILRNMIILNQHHFNEFLDSIEGINPNTLSTRLKEMEKTGLIEKNIYNETPVRIEYTLTKKGKALQPILEEMAKFSTKFCCDDVFCDAKPRTFRQVYGSTFQL
- a CDS encoding multicopper oxidase domain-containing protein, with product MNRRINALFTIAAVAVIGATLFGSTYTQTQIAGQSLDMQSMDVDVLEQIHQMGGLQLVMPQAFAETDCGVLENSGRNVVEFNLTGESVELPIMGGKTYNAMTFNQQVPGPTLRVTQGDVVKMTLTIPDDEVTGHGNDMHASQISAAAFESVNPGETAQYCYIAEVAGTFKYHCSGVKLIGMDQHVLSGMYGIAIVDPANGYKKLMVEKTSGSGELDRKFYDADALEFQLQYNQLYLTPEGNYDAGAMFQHHNTATVVNGMQFGYVPNMAHNLLVKGDVNKNIFVAQPWNGLENKQYQSQLLFVENDQHVRLFVQNNGNEPVFFHIVGEILDRVVQGNRVQSAGTETWNIGGSQGAIIDLVFDEPGVYAAVNHDYAAIYTGAASVFVAGDPFGLNPVLVEKGVIPAPVASYAYALGNPSDAVPPMGEQSIAHPAINIHGLYTDEVASEMQESGDYVALWEVIPVVAEILTS
- a CDS encoding metal ABC transporter substrate-binding protein, translated to MNTQTKLAIIAIAVVIPLSSFAVYGISPNTDSIYSEKSKLQVISSFDPLHEFVQNIGQDKVDAILLVPVGVEPHDWEPTIKDVQKMQISDMIIINGIGFEDWVDKLDENNYQGNIVDTSNGILVKEYEEDEHMDEPNRETGDPHIWLNPVFAKIQVQNIADEFSKHDPENQQYYQSNAESYIQELTLLDLQIRNDLSNCNSDFIAFHDAFSYFADEYDLHQHTILSSTDPHGEATAKTLENVISTAKEHNIKIIFSEETVDTRTSETIAHEIGGQVLVLSPLEIASEGTYISKMKQNLENLQEALC
- a CDS encoding glycosyl hydrolase BNR repeat-containing glycosyl hydrolase, with the protein product MRKKRSSKNKKFVLIVIPIIIVGILLALPIQNNQNSPTSKLQGPWNDIHGVGMFLSGNDDTLYLATHQGLFEKKDSGWQHVGNDNADLMGFSMNHDTEKMYSSGHPKTGGNLGFRMSDDKGNSWTTISKVKNTPVDFHAMTASQAQNGLIYGSPGGGSELFVTSDDGTSWNSLDIPNKIISLAADPLDPNRVYAGTMSGLYVSNNQGKQWTAVDSDIEKGVITGIGFSSDGKTMYVFSTLDGNGMIVKSIDGGKTMVKTQSQIADAKGVWNFAPGRDGEIYAIAAQQVASGLAMSVYKTDDGGATWVLEGTNNSELALTDES
- a CDS encoding universal stress protein codes for the protein MGKFQKILVPLDGSANSMRGLDKAITIANESGAEITGYYVFHLPVTAGIKYTKAMRDKAQDKAVKAIGPAMQKCERAGAKFKYATGGGNTATQIVNAAKKGNFDMVVIGARGIGNAKEAFLGSVSNSVMHKCKVPVLVVK
- a CDS encoding multicopper oxidase domain-containing protein; protein product: MVMRSRSGLMLVFIVAVVAISSVFLVFPEGIDAQKEEKAFVTHTGSVVKTSGEVLDPVYQVSEVEFDPEKYLREFNYGRVSQLENGQTVREFTIIADDDRVQEISPGVFYNVWTFNGTVPGPTIRATEGDLLRINFINNGDKPHTMHFHGEHPAEMDGVFEIVGANGGQFTYEFEAGPVGVHPYHCHVMPLEEHIAHGLYGVFIVDPKEGRPPADEMVMVLNGFDTDFDTENNFYAANSIPFYYQHHPIQIKKDELIRVYVVNMVEFDPINNLHLHGNLYQYYPTGTDIVPSEFTDMITLSQTERGIMEFKYQYPGKYLFHAHKVEFSEKGWVGVFLVKDDEQKNTEEVDYGT
- a CDS encoding CopG family ribbon-helix-helix protein, whose product is MPIVSISLNDEILSELDKLQSSMGFTGRSEAIRAGIRAFVSEEKQKADLSGNIHAILLVVHNDEFDHVVSGITHNFEDLITTHLHSKIDKEKCMELFVIDGDAEKVSTMTKDFQINKNMDTVKLVAL
- a CDS encoding cupredoxin domain-containing protein, whose amino-acid sequence is MNYLILALIPIVLSIGGVSAFAESVPEWVKNTALWYGEGIVSESEFLNMIKFLIENEVIVIDTVMEPVPQVVNAQVVIPNGNFDVTGAGFYSPLNLEISVGTTVTWVNDDSVPHNIQSIDEGGKVIQLFNSPPLNTGDRFEFTFEEKGVFNYYCSFHPWRVGLVTIS
- a CDS encoding DsbA family protein, whose translation is MESKENVNKIIVKKSTFTSLVVVLVITIAISAFFAGNYVSNMNSDKVTQSDLNNAFAKLEEKIGTSTQPSIQPNTQPIKVSIDDDPMKGDPNAPITIIEFSDYECPFCGKFYTDTLPLIEENYINTGKVNFVYRDFPIQSIHPNAVHTAMAAECADDQEMFWPYHDMIFENKSTWEKQRGQSLVSELVQYADVLGLDTEEFTTCLESNKHLDEVRNDLQDGQSYGISGTPGFFIGNDNSGYIKVSGAKPYQTFAEILEGMLRR